Genomic segment of Paenibacillus sp. FSL R5-0623:
TTCATTCAAGTGGGAGTTAATTCGAGAGTTCTTCATGCGCACATCCTGCCAGGCACGGCGGATCAGCACCCGCAGTTTGGTCGAGATGATAAACATGATTGGCACCGTAATGATCACGGCAAGACCCAGTTTCCAGTTAATCAACAGCAAGATCACAATGATGCCGAGCAACTGTACGCAGTCGATCATGACGTTAACTGCACCGTTCGTGAACAGATCCTGAAGGGAGTTAATATCATTCGTAACACGTACCAGTACGGAACCTGCCGGTCTTTTGTCAAAAAAGTTAAAGGACAGCTTCTGGATATGCTTGAACAGATCCGAGCGAAGATCATAAATAACGCGCTGTCCGATAATGTTTGTCAATTTGATCCGGTACGTATTGGCTGCCCATTGAATCAGATACAACACAAATATGGAGCCTGCGATAAGATATAGCATAGTCATGCTTGGCAACCCCGTTGCCGGTGCAATGGCCCGGTCAATCGCCAGACTGATCAGAAAAGGTACGGACAATTTTGTAATGGTACCCAAGATCATCATTAGAATAACGAGTGGTAACAATTGTTTTGCATAAGGTTTCATGTATGCAAATAAACGTCCGAATTCTTTCCAGTTAAACGGTTTTTCAATAATTTCATCATCCTGATACACAAATCGTTCATTCAGTTTCTTGTCAGAGGCCACTTTTGCCTCGCGCCTGTCTGCTATCGTTTCGGCACTCATGAATTCACCTGCTCCCCAGCCTCCCGCTTACCGCGGGCAATATAATCTGCATATTGAATTTTATAAACATCCTGATATGGTCCAGGCACTTCAATGAGTTCGGTATGTTTTCCCCGTTGTACCACGCGACCTTCATCGAGCACCAGAATCTCATCTGCATGTCGTAGTGAAGATATCCGGTGTGCAATAATAAATGTCGTTCTGCCGCGCATAACTTCCTGGAAACCGGACTGAATCTCGTGTTCCGTCTCCATGTCCACGGCGCTGGTTGCATCATCAAGTACCAGGATTTTCGGATTTTTCAGCAAAGCCCTTGCAATCGCAATCCGCTGTTTCTGTCCACCCGATAATCCCATGCCGCGTTCACCAACCACCGTGTCATATCCGTCCGGGAACTCCATAATGAAGTCATGAGCCTTGGCCAGCTTGGCTGCACGGATAATCTCATCCATGGTGACGTTCTTGAGTCCGTAGGAAATATTATTGCGAATGCTGGATGAGAACAGGAACGTTTCCTGGAAAACAGAAGCGATCTGACTTCGCAAACTGCGGATGCCTATATCTTTGATGTTTTTGCCATCCAGCTTGATCGTTCCCGAGTTCACGTTATAGGCACGCATCAATAGCTGAATGATGGTTGATTTACCTGACCCTGTACCCCCGAGGAAACCGATTACAGAACCGGGTGCAGCATCAAAATTAATATCGGTTACCGCTGGCATTTTATTGCCGTAGGCAAAGGTAACGGATTCAAACGTTACATGGCCGTTCACCTGGTCTGCCTCCACAATGACGGGATCTTCCGTTTCTTCCACATCCACTGGCGTATTGAGCAGTTCGAGCACCCGTTCACCTGAAGCTTTGGATTGCGTATAGTTGTTGATATGGAACCCAAGGTTCCACATTGGACCGATTATGTACCAGATCAAACTGAAAAAGGCAACGAGTTCACCGAGTGTCAGCGTCTTCTGTATAACCATTCTTCCACCGATTATCAGCAACAGCACGATACTCACCGAAGCAAGAATCTCCATGATCGGAAAATAACGACTCCACAATGTTGCGGCATGAATCTGATTTGTCTTGTAACGCTCATTACGTATGGAGAATTTCTCCACTTCATATGGCTCACGTGCAAAGGATTTTACCGTACGTACTCCAGTGATATTCTCCTGTACCGCTGTTGTCAGTGAACTGAGCGCCAGCCGCATCTCCTGAAACGCAGGGTGAATTTTGGATTCGAATCTCAGCGCAACGAAGGCAAGTAATGGGATGCATATGAGCGTGAACAGCGTAAGCTGCCAACTCATGGTCATCATCATGATTGCGCCGAATACGACCATGAAAACCATGTTAAGAATCTGGGCGAAACCAAATCCGATAAAGTTACGGATGGCTTCCAAATCTCCCGTGAGGCGGGACATCAGATCACCTGTCTTGGCCGTATCATAATAACGGAAGGATAAAAATTGAAGCTTTTCGTAACATGCGTTACGAAGTCTGTACGCCAGGAAGTTACCCAAGCGTCCTCCAAAAAAGCCGTGTAAAAACTGCATTCCCGCTTTCAAAATAACTACACCTAACACAGTCAAGGCAATTATGGGAACGTCTTCAAAAGTTCGCGGAACAATAATATCATCAATCAGTATCCTCAGCATGTACGGATACACCAACCCAAGTGCGGTCGCTAAGGCGAGGAACAAGATTGATACAAATAAATACGTTCGCTTTTCCCAAAAAAAGGTTTGCAGTTGCCTAAGAACATCCATGTTTCTCCTCCTCTTATGTCGTTCAAAAATACTATGAACATTTATGAAGTTTATCACCGTACCCCATTCGCGGCAAAGCGAATAACAGACCATATTCTGCCTGCTTTCAGCTTATTGACGCATTAACGAAGGTAAATGCCCACCTTTCAATCAAATGTTTGAATAT
This window contains:
- a CDS encoding ABC transporter ATP-binding protein gives rise to the protein MDVLRQLQTFFWEKRTYLFVSILFLALATALGLVYPYMLRILIDDIIVPRTFEDVPIIALTVLGVVILKAGMQFLHGFFGGRLGNFLAYRLRNACYEKLQFLSFRYYDTAKTGDLMSRLTGDLEAIRNFIGFGFAQILNMVFMVVFGAIMMMTMSWQLTLFTLICIPLLAFVALRFESKIHPAFQEMRLALSSLTTAVQENITGVRTVKSFAREPYEVEKFSIRNERYKTNQIHAATLWSRYFPIMEILASVSIVLLLIIGGRMVIQKTLTLGELVAFFSLIWYIIGPMWNLGFHINNYTQSKASGERVLELLNTPVDVEETEDPVIVEADQVNGHVTFESVTFAYGNKMPAVTDINFDAAPGSVIGFLGGTGSGKSTIIQLLMRAYNVNSGTIKLDGKNIKDIGIRSLRSQIASVFQETFLFSSSIRNNISYGLKNVTMDEIIRAAKLAKAHDFIMEFPDGYDTVVGERGMGLSGGQKQRIAIARALLKNPKILVLDDATSAVDMETEHEIQSGFQEVMRGRTTFIIAHRISSLRHADEILVLDEGRVVQRGKHTELIEVPGPYQDVYKIQYADYIARGKREAGEQVNS